AATCTTAAAGCATCAGGCGAGCTATATTTTGAGTGTGACCGCTGTCTTGAAAAATTCATCCACCAATTGAAAATTGACGAACATTCTGTCTTCACTCTGGAAGAGTTCGGCGAAGAACTTGACATTACTGATGAATTAAGGCAAAATATTCGCCTATCTATACCTCTTAAGCTGCTCTGTAAGGAAAGTTGCCAGGGATTATGCCCGGAGTGTGGAAAAAATCTTAACTCCGGGAAATGCGGATGTAAAAAAGAATACTTTAACCCAAAATTTGAAAAATTAAAAAACTTGAAGTTCTAAATTTGAACTTCATCTCGGAGGAACGAAGATGCCATGCCCTAAACGAAGACATACCAGAATGCGCAGCAGAATGCGCGAAGCCGCAAACTGGAAAATATTTCCGCAAAATTCCAGTAATTGCCCGCAATGCGGCGGAAACAAACTCCCGCACAGAATCTGCCCCAGCTGCGGATTCTACAATAATGAGCTTATTGTAGCTAAAAAAGAAAAAAACAAACCAACGGAAGAAAAAACTAAAGAATGAACCGCAACAATATAACCATTGCGCTTGATGCAATGGGCGGTGATCACGGTATTCCGACAAATATTGAAGGCGCCGTGCTGGCTGCAAAAAAACTTGGTTTAAAAATTGTCCTTGCCGGAGATGAATTACTTATAGGTAAGGAATTAAGCAAATACAAGTACGACAAGACAAAAATAAGTATTCAACCGGCTACAGAAGTTATAACGATGGAGGATGCCCCTTCTGCAGTACTGCGTCAGAAGAAGGACTCTTCAATAGGAGTTGCGGTAAATCTAGTCGCAACCGGTAGCGCGCAGGCTGTTGTTTCAGCAGGTAACTCTGGGGCTGTTATGGCAGCTTCGCTTTTGTCACTGAAGCCCCTTCAGTATGTAACCCGGCCTGCAATTACAACAGTGTTTCCTACTCTAAGAGGAGTCTGTGTAGTGCTTGATGTAGGCGCTAATGTCAACTGTAAACCTAAAAATCTTTTACAATTTGCAATAATGGGCAATATTTACGTAAAAGAGATCTTTGGCATAGCTTCTCCCAGAATCGGGTTGATTTCAATCGGAGAAGAAAAAACGAAAGGTAATGAACTTACTCTTGGAGCCTATGACTTATTGGAAACAAGCAATCTTAATTTTATAGGTAATATAGAAGGCAGGGATATACCTCAGGGAAATGTTGACGTAGCTGTTTGCGACGGTTTTGTAGGCAATGTAATATTAAAATTGAGCGAAGGTATCGCAGATATGTTATTTAAACTTATAAAGTCCGAAATAAAAAAACATCCCTTTGCCATCGCAGCACTCCCTTTTCTCTGGGGCGCACTAAAAGATTTGAGAAAAAGCGTGGATTATACGGAATATGGCGGCGCGCCCCTCTTAGGAATAAACGGGACCTGTATTATCTGCCACGGCGGTTCAAATTCGAAAGCAATCATGAACGCTCTAAAATATGCAGGTGAAGTCGTAGAAAAAGATATTAATTCAAAAATATCCAAAGAAATGGAGAAATTTCAAGGTTAACTTTATGGACAAAAGAAAAGGCATCAAAATAATAGGAACAGGCTCATTCATACCGGAAAAAATAATTACCAACGCAGACCTTGAAAAAATGGTGGACACAACGGATGAATGGATAACCCAGAGAACAGGCATAAAGGAAAGGCATATAGTTGAACCGGGTGTACCTACCTCGGATATAGCTGTTGAAGCAAGCAAAAAAGCTATTAAAGATGCGGGAATAGACCCTCAGGAAGTAGACCTTATCATAGTCGCTACCGCGACCCCTGATATGTTTTTTCCTTCAACTGCGTGTGTGGTACAGAAAAAATTAGGAATTAAAAGCAATCCTGTGAGCTTTGACATATTTGCAGCTTGCAGTGGATTTCTATATGCTTTGGGTATTGCAAAAAATATGCTTGAATGCGGCCAATATAAAACAGCTCTTGTCATAGGAGCAGAAACACTTTCAAAAGTTACAAATTGGAAAGACCGCGGCACCTGCATTTTATTCGGTGACGGGGCAGGGGCTATGCTGATTAGAGCAACTGATGAAGAAACGAATATCCTTTCAATAACATTAGGCGCAAACGGCTCCTATACCGATATTTTAGAAATACCTGCAGGAGGATCCAGGTACCCGGCTACCCTGGAAACTATTGAACAAGGCCTGCATT
The sequence above is drawn from the Elusimicrobiota bacterium genome and encodes:
- a CDS encoding DUF177 domain-containing protein, whose protein sequence is MKVSLEELKDKKTIEGNYQDSSLAEGLNYRIEKPIETYFLLNLLDNNVSFNLKASGELYFECDRCLEKFIHQLKIDEHSVFTLEEFGEELDITDELRQNIRLSIPLKLLCKESCQGLCPECGKNLNSGKCGCKKEYFNPKFEKLKNLKF
- the rpmF gene encoding 50S ribosomal protein L32; the encoded protein is MPCPKRRHTRMRSRMREAANWKIFPQNSSNCPQCGGNKLPHRICPSCGFYNNELIVAKKEKNKPTEEKTKE
- the plsX gene encoding phosphate acyltransferase PlsX, with the protein product MTIALDAMGGDHGIPTNIEGAVLAAKKLGLKIVLAGDELLIGKELSKYKYDKTKISIQPATEVITMEDAPSAVLRQKKDSSIGVAVNLVATGSAQAVVSAGNSGAVMAASLLSLKPLQYVTRPAITTVFPTLRGVCVVLDVGANVNCKPKNLLQFAIMGNIYVKEIFGIASPRIGLISIGEEKTKGNELTLGAYDLLETSNLNFIGNIEGRDIPQGNVDVAVCDGFVGNVILKLSEGIADMLFKLIKSEIKKHPFAIAALPFLWGALKDLRKSVDYTEYGGAPLLGINGTCIICHGGSNSKAIMNALKYAGEVVEKDINSKISKEMEKFQG
- a CDS encoding ketoacyl-ACP synthase III, whose product is MDKRKGIKIIGTGSFIPEKIITNADLEKMVDTTDEWITQRTGIKERHIVEPGVPTSDIAVEASKKAIKDAGIDPQEVDLIIVATATPDMFFPSTACVVQKKLGIKSNPVSFDIFAACSGFLYALGIAKNMLECGQYKTALVIGAETLSKVTNWKDRGTCILFGDGAGAMLIRATDEETNILSITLGANGSYTDILEIPAGGSRYPATLETIEQGLHYIRMDGKEVFKHAVISMLKATNKALDMCNKKIEDIALLIPHQANMRIIEALGERLKLPREKIFVNLHKYGNLSAATTIVALDEARKQGLVKEGDLVELVAFGSGLTWGAGVVRL